Proteins encoded in a region of the Streptomyces sp. NBC_00310 genome:
- the fusA gene encoding elongation factor G, whose translation MATTSLDLARVRNIGIMAHIDAGKTTTTERILFYTGVSYKIGEVHDGAATMDWMEQEQERGITITSAATTCHWPLEDNDYTINIIDTPGHVDFTVEVERSLRVLDGAVTVFDGVAGVEPQSETVWRQADRYGVPRICFVNKLDRTGAEFHRCVDMISSRLGAVPLVMQLPIGAEMDFKGVVDLVRMKALVWSAEAAKGEMYDVVDIPATHTEAAEEYRGKLVEAVAENDDEIMELFLEGQEPTEEQLYAAIRRITIASGKSDGVTVTPVFCGTAFKNKGVQPLLDAVVRYLPTPLDVEAIEGHDVKDPELVVKRKPSDDEPLSALAFKIMSDPHLGKLTFVRIYSGRLESGTAVLNSVKGKKERIGKIYRMHANKREEIESVGAGDIVAVMGLKQTTTGETLSDDKQPVILESMDFPAPVIQVAIEPKSKGDQEKLGVAIQRLAEEDPSFQVHSDEETGQTIIGGMGELHLEVLVDRMRREFKVEANVGKPQVAYRETIRKAVERVDYTHKKQTGGTGQFAKVQIAIEPIEGGDASYEFVNKVTGGRIPKEYIPSVDAGAQEAMQFGILAGYEMTGVRVILLDGGYHEVDSSELAFKIAGSQAFKEAARKASPVLLEPMMAVEVTTPEDYMGEVIGDINSRRGQIQAMEERAGARVVKGLVPLSEMFGYVGDLRSKTSGRASYSMQFDSYAEVPRNVAEEIIAKAKGE comes from the coding sequence ATGGCTACCACTTCACTTGACCTGGCCAGGGTCCGCAACATCGGGATCATGGCCCACATCGACGCGGGCAAGACGACCACCACCGAGCGGATCCTCTTCTACACCGGCGTCAGCTACAAGATCGGTGAGGTCCACGACGGCGCTGCCACCATGGACTGGATGGAGCAGGAGCAGGAGCGTGGCATCACGATCACCTCTGCTGCCACCACCTGTCACTGGCCGCTCGAGGACAACGACTACACGATCAACATCATCGACACCCCGGGTCACGTCGACTTCACGGTCGAGGTGGAGCGTTCGCTCCGCGTGCTCGACGGTGCCGTCACGGTGTTCGACGGTGTCGCCGGTGTCGAGCCGCAGTCCGAGACGGTGTGGCGTCAGGCCGACCGCTACGGCGTGCCGCGCATCTGCTTCGTGAACAAGCTGGACCGTACCGGCGCGGAGTTCCACCGCTGTGTGGACATGATCTCCAGCCGCCTGGGCGCCGTCCCGCTCGTCATGCAGCTGCCGATCGGCGCCGAGATGGACTTCAAGGGCGTTGTGGACCTGGTCCGCATGAAGGCGCTCGTGTGGTCCGCCGAGGCCGCCAAGGGCGAGATGTACGACGTCGTCGACATCCCGGCCACGCACACCGAGGCTGCCGAGGAGTACCGCGGCAAGCTGGTCGAGGCCGTCGCGGAGAACGACGACGAGATCATGGAGCTGTTCCTGGAGGGCCAGGAGCCCACCGAGGAGCAGCTGTACGCCGCGATCCGTCGCATCACCATCGCGTCCGGCAAGTCCGACGGCGTCACCGTCACCCCGGTGTTCTGTGGCACCGCGTTCAAGAACAAGGGCGTCCAGCCCCTGCTCGACGCGGTCGTGCGCTACCTGCCGACCCCGCTCGACGTCGAGGCCATCGAGGGCCACGACGTGAAGGACCCGGAGCTGGTCGTCAAGCGCAAGCCGTCCGACGACGAGCCGCTGTCGGCGCTGGCGTTCAAGATCATGAGCGACCCGCACCTCGGTAAGCTCACCTTCGTCCGGATCTACTCCGGTCGCCTGGAGTCCGGCACCGCCGTGCTGAACTCCGTCAAGGGCAAGAAGGAGCGCATCGGCAAGATCTACCGTATGCACGCGAACAAGCGTGAGGAGATCGAGTCGGTGGGCGCCGGCGACATCGTCGCCGTCATGGGCCTCAAGCAGACCACCACCGGTGAGACGCTGAGCGACGACAAGCAGCCGGTGATCCTGGAGTCCATGGACTTCCCGGCGCCGGTCATCCAGGTCGCCATCGAGCCCAAGTCCAAGGGTGACCAGGAGAAGCTGGGTGTCGCCATCCAGCGTCTCGCGGAGGAGGACCCCTCCTTCCAGGTCCACTCGGACGAGGAGACGGGCCAGACCATCATCGGTGGTATGGGCGAGCTGCACCTCGAGGTGCTGGTCGACCGTATGCGCCGTGAGTTCAAGGTCGAGGCCAACGTCGGCAAGCCGCAGGTCGCCTACCGTGAGACGATCCGTAAGGCCGTCGAGCGCGTCGACTACACGCACAAGAAGCAGACTGGTGGAACCGGCCAGTTCGCCAAGGTGCAGATCGCGATCGAGCCGATCGAGGGCGGCGACGCCTCGTACGAGTTCGTGAACAAGGTCACCGGTGGCCGTATCCCGAAGGAGTACATCCCTTCGGTGGACGCCGGTGCGCAGGAGGCCATGCAGTTCGGCATCCTCGCGGGCTACGAGATGACGGGCGTCCGCGTCATTCTTCTCGACGGTGGCTACCACGAGGTCGACTCCTCCGAGCTCGCCTTCAAGATCGCCGGTTCGCAGGCCTTCAAGGAGGCCGCGCGCAAGGCGTCCCCCGTGCTCCTTGAGCCGATGATGGCCGTCGAGGTCACCACGCCCGAGGACTACATGGGTGAGGTCATCGGCGACATCAACTCCCGCCGTGGTCAGATCCAGGCCATGGAGGAGCGGGCTGGTGCCCGCGTCGTGAAGGGCCTCGTGCCCCTCTCGGAGATGTTCGGCTACGTCGGAGACCTCCGCAGCAAGACCTCGGGTCGCGCAAGCTACTCGATGCAGTTCGACTCCTACGCCGAGGTTCCGCGGAACGTCGCCGAGGAGATCATCGCGAAGGCCAAGGGCGAGTAA
- the tuf gene encoding elongation factor Tu yields the protein MAKAKFERTKPHVNIGTIGHIDHGKTTLTAAITKVLHDAFPDLNEASAFDQIDKAPEERQRGITISIAHVEYQTETRHYAHVDCPGHADYIKNMITGAAQMDGAILVVAATDGPMPQTKEHVLLARQVGVPYIVVALNKADMVDDEEILELVELEVRELLSEYEFPGDDLPVVKVSALKALEGDKEWGQSVLDLMKAVDENIPQPERDVDKPFLMPIEDVFTITGRGTVVTGRIERGVLKVNETVDIVGIKQDKTTTTVTGIEMFRKLLDEGQAGENVGLLLRGIKREDVERGQVIIKPGSVTPHTEFEAQAYILSKDEGGRHTPFFNNYRPQFYFRTTDVTGVVTLPEGTEMVMPGDNTEMKVELIQPIAMEEGLKFAIREGGRTVGAGQVIKITK from the coding sequence GTGGCGAAGGCGAAGTTCGAGCGGACTAAGCCGCACGTCAACATCGGCACCATCGGTCACATCGACCACGGTAAGACGACCCTCACGGCCGCCATTACCAAGGTGCTGCACGACGCGTTCCCGGACCTGAACGAGGCCTCGGCGTTCGACCAGATCGACAAGGCTCCCGAGGAGCGTCAGCGCGGTATCACGATCTCGATCGCGCACGTCGAGTACCAGACGGAGACCCGTCACTACGCCCACGTCGACTGCCCCGGTCACGCGGACTACATCAAGAACATGATCACGGGTGCGGCGCAGATGGACGGCGCCATCCTCGTTGTCGCCGCCACCGACGGCCCGATGCCGCAGACCAAGGAGCACGTGCTCCTGGCCCGCCAGGTCGGCGTTCCGTACATCGTCGTCGCCCTGAACAAGGCCGACATGGTGGACGACGAGGAGATCCTGGAGCTCGTCGAGCTCGAGGTTCGTGAGCTGCTCTCCGAGTACGAGTTCCCGGGCGACGACCTGCCGGTCGTCAAGGTCTCGGCGCTCAAGGCCCTTGAGGGCGACAAGGAGTGGGGCCAGTCCGTCCTCGACCTGATGAAGGCCGTCGACGAGAACATCCCGCAGCCCGAGCGTGACGTCGACAAGCCGTTCCTGATGCCGATCGAGGACGTCTTCACGATCACCGGTCGTGGCACCGTCGTCACCGGTCGTATCGAGCGTGGTGTCCTCAAGGTCAACGAGACCGTCGACATCGTCGGTATCAAGCAGGACAAGACCACCACCACGGTCACCGGCATCGAGATGTTCCGCAAGCTGCTCGACGAGGGCCAGGCCGGTGAGAACGTCGGTCTGCTCCTCCGTGGCATCAAGCGCGAGGACGTCGAGCGCGGCCAGGTCATCATCAAGCCCGGTTCGGTCACGCCGCACACCGAGTTCGAGGCCCAGGCCTACATCCTGTCCAAGGACGAGGGTGGCCGCCACACGCCGTTCTTCAACAACTACCGCCCGCAGTTCTACTTCCGTACGACGGACGTGACCGGCGTGGTGACCCTCCCCGAGGGCACCGAGATGGTCATGCCCGGCGACAACACGGAGATGAAGGTTGAGCTCATTCAGCCCATCGCCATGGAAGAGGGCCTGAAGTTCGCCATCCGTGAGGGTGGCCGGACCGTGGGCGCCGGCCAGGTCATCAAGATCACGAAGTGA
- a CDS encoding glycosyl hydrolase 115 family protein → MSGGVSRRGVLGAGIAAVPVLSMGVGDAGATDGAGAVRITDSGAYLSFSPVAGAFSLVGAPVVVSPEDHPGVVRVAGDLRDDIERVTGVRPGSAMASEVVLVGTIGRSPLIDGLIAAGKLDVGGVRGRWETSLQTVVERPMPGVERAFVVAGSDPRGTIFGAYDVSYGLGVSPWYWWDDVPPVHRDAVYVRPGRFSQGTPAVKYRGIFINDENPALGTWAPAYFGPGKAPGHPGGFNADFWAKVFEALLRLKGNYVWPAVWGRAFAEDDPENHARAKEYGIVMGTSHEAPMMRGIEEWNRHAVPAVRDGAGNIVTPGRDPYGGTGEWSYRRNAEAIRAYWRDGIRRMVDEDFEGVVTLGMRGNGDTSLPDGDGIELMREIITTQRGIIAEVTGRPAQETPQVWTLYKEVQRYWDRGLRAPDDVTVVLTDDNWGNIRKHPDPGEPVRPGGYGLYYHFDYVGVGRNYKWVDTANLANLWEQLHEADAYGNHGLWVVNVGDLKGNELPTEFFLDYAWNTGRWGLENLEEWERGFARQNFGGGGPGASSDIASEIAEVLSAYGQLQARRKPELLNRRITLDTSKDPTDPATGERAIVYDDQETPFFFGHRELERVTEEWRALAKRAERVGKRLPAAVQDAWFELVGYAVLATANLYGLREAEFQNLLYAGQGRAATNGRAEAAEAGLERDFALADRFNSEVAGGKWRGFQTQPHIGYGDVERYGPNAGWQQPERNNVALPDEIFPKVRRIEVPRAAELGVTVDGADDSGEWWPRSTAAAVLPVFSPHQTRPQQYVEIFNRGRTPFSYRIESSAPWLVVERSRGRVEEQVRVGVRVDWGRVPAGGAQASLTVSGAGASVTVKAVAQKPSAREARKLRGFVEAGGYVAIDAEHYARAVGSADGRVRWRRIERIGRTGAGVTPWPVTAARQTPGGVGPRLEYEVSVLSAVDEVTVWAYVSPRNPAPATGGLRYAVSFGSGAPQVVDINAATGADDGLMNKQWARNTSDNVNRTATRHAIAGPGVHRLTFWMVDPTVVLQRLVIDTGGLTPTYLGPLESRRV, encoded by the coding sequence ATGTCTGGAGGCGTCAGCCGCAGGGGTGTGCTGGGGGCGGGGATCGCCGCTGTGCCGGTGCTGTCGATGGGGGTCGGGGATGCGGGGGCCACAGATGGCGCCGGGGCTGTGCGGATCACGGACTCGGGGGCGTACCTCTCCTTCTCCCCCGTGGCGGGCGCGTTCTCGCTGGTCGGCGCCCCGGTCGTGGTCAGCCCCGAGGATCACCCCGGAGTCGTACGGGTCGCGGGGGATCTGCGGGACGACATCGAGCGGGTGACGGGTGTACGGCCGGGGAGCGCGATGGCGTCCGAGGTCGTGCTGGTGGGGACCATCGGCCGCAGCCCGTTGATCGACGGGCTGATCGCCGCCGGGAAGCTCGACGTCGGCGGGGTGCGGGGGAGGTGGGAGACGTCGCTGCAGACGGTCGTCGAGCGGCCGATGCCCGGGGTGGAGCGGGCCTTCGTCGTCGCGGGCAGCGATCCGCGCGGCACGATCTTCGGGGCGTACGACGTCTCGTACGGGCTCGGTGTCTCGCCCTGGTACTGGTGGGACGACGTGCCGCCGGTCCACCGGGACGCGGTGTACGTGCGGCCGGGCCGCTTCAGCCAGGGGACGCCGGCCGTGAAGTACCGGGGCATCTTCATCAACGACGAGAACCCGGCGCTCGGGACGTGGGCGCCGGCGTACTTCGGGCCGGGGAAGGCGCCGGGGCATCCCGGGGGCTTCAACGCGGACTTCTGGGCGAAGGTCTTCGAGGCGCTGCTGCGGCTGAAGGGGAACTACGTCTGGCCGGCGGTGTGGGGCCGGGCCTTCGCCGAGGACGATCCGGAGAACCACGCGCGGGCGAAGGAGTACGGGATTGTCATGGGCACGTCTCATGAGGCGCCCATGATGCGGGGGATCGAGGAGTGGAACCGGCACGCGGTACCCGCGGTGCGGGACGGCGCGGGGAACATCGTGACCCCCGGGCGGGACCCCTACGGGGGCACGGGGGAGTGGTCGTACCGGCGCAACGCCGAGGCCATCCGGGCGTACTGGCGGGACGGCATCCGGCGCATGGTCGACGAGGACTTCGAGGGCGTCGTCACGCTGGGGATGCGGGGGAACGGCGACACGAGCCTCCCCGACGGCGACGGCATCGAACTGATGCGGGAGATCATCACGACCCAGCGGGGCATCATCGCCGAGGTGACCGGCCGGCCGGCGCAGGAGACCCCGCAGGTGTGGACCCTGTACAAGGAGGTCCAGCGGTACTGGGACCGGGGGCTGCGGGCGCCGGACGACGTGACCGTCGTCCTCACGGACGACAACTGGGGGAACATCCGTAAGCATCCCGACCCGGGGGAGCCCGTACGACCTGGGGGCTACGGGTTGTACTACCACTTCGACTACGTCGGCGTCGGGCGCAACTACAAGTGGGTCGACACGGCGAACCTCGCGAACCTGTGGGAGCAGCTGCACGAGGCGGACGCGTACGGGAACCACGGGCTGTGGGTGGTGAACGTCGGCGACCTCAAGGGGAACGAGCTGCCCACCGAGTTCTTCCTGGACTACGCCTGGAATACCGGCCGTTGGGGGCTGGAGAACCTGGAGGAGTGGGAGCGGGGGTTCGCGCGGCAGAACTTCGGGGGCGGTGGGCCGGGGGCCTCGTCGGACATCGCCTCGGAGATCGCCGAGGTGCTGAGCGCGTACGGGCAGCTCCAGGCCCGCCGGAAGCCCGAGTTGCTGAACCGCCGGATCACCCTGGACACCTCGAAGGACCCGACGGATCCGGCGACGGGCGAGCGCGCGATCGTCTACGACGACCAGGAGACGCCCTTCTTCTTCGGCCACCGGGAGCTGGAGCGGGTCACGGAGGAGTGGCGGGCCCTGGCGAAGCGCGCCGAGCGGGTGGGGAAGCGGCTTCCCGCGGCCGTTCAGGACGCGTGGTTCGAGCTGGTGGGGTACGCGGTGCTGGCCACGGCGAACCTGTACGGGTTGCGGGAGGCCGAGTTCCAGAATCTGCTCTACGCCGGACAGGGAAGGGCGGCGACGAACGGCCGGGCGGAGGCCGCGGAGGCGGGGCTTGAGCGGGACTTCGCGTTGGCCGACCGCTTCAACTCCGAGGTGGCGGGCGGGAAATGGCGGGGCTTCCAGACCCAGCCGCACATCGGATACGGGGACGTCGAGCGCTACGGGCCGAACGCGGGCTGGCAGCAGCCGGAGCGGAACAACGTGGCGCTGCCGGACGAGATCTTCCCCAAGGTGCGGCGGATCGAGGTGCCGCGGGCCGCGGAGCTGGGGGTGACGGTCGACGGGGCGGACGACTCGGGGGAGTGGTGGCCCCGGTCCACCGCGGCGGCGGTGCTTCCGGTGTTCAGCCCTCACCAGACCAGGCCTCAGCAGTACGTGGAGATCTTCAACCGGGGGCGTACGCCCTTCTCGTACCGGATCGAGTCGTCGGCGCCGTGGCTGGTGGTGGAGCGGTCGCGGGGGCGGGTCGAGGAGCAGGTGCGGGTCGGGGTCCGGGTGGACTGGGGGCGGGTGCCGGCGGGGGGTGCGCAGGCTTCGTTGACGGTGAGCGGGGCCGGGGCCTCGGTCACCGTGAAGGCCGTCGCCCAGAAGCCGTCGGCGCGGGAGGCGCGGAAGCTGCGCGGGTTCGTCGAGGCGGGCGGGTACGTGGCGATCGACGCGGAGCACTACGCGCGGGCGGTGGGGTCGGCCGACGGGCGGGTGCGCTGGCGCCGGATCGAGCGGATCGGGCGTACGGGGGCGGGGGTGACGCCGTGGCCGGTGACGGCGGCGCGGCAGACGCCGGGTGGGGTGGGGCCGCGCCTGGAGTACGAGGTCAGTGTCCTGTCGGCCGTGGACGAGGTGACGGTCTGGGCGTACGTCTCGCCACGGAACCCGGCGCCGGCCACGGGCGGGCTGCGCTATGCCGTGTCCTTCGGCTCGGGGGCTCCGCAGGTCGTCGACATCAACGCCGCCACCGGCGCCGACGACGGGCTCATGAACAAGCAGTGGGCGCGCAACACCTCGGACAACGTGAACAGGACGGCCACCAGACACGCGATCGCCGGGCCCGGAGTGCACCGGCTGACGTTCTGGATGGTCGACCCGACGGTGGTGCTGCAGCGCCTGGTGATCGACACGGGTGGGCTGACGCCGACGTATCTGGGGCCGCTGGAGTCCCGCCGCGTCTGA
- a CDS encoding endo-1,4-beta-xylanase, whose translation MKRHTNRFRMPVLALVAGALLSTAVAVQPASAHDRSGSSGPSLRALADRVGVRIGTAVDMTALAEDRTYRRTTDREFDSVTAENVMKWESVEPQRGVYDWKPADDLVRHARAHGQVVRGHTLVWHSQLPGWLTSGVADGSIGPAELRGILRKHITTEVKRYKGKIQQWDVVNEVFEEDGSLRNSLWLQQLGPSYIADAFRWAHAADPKAKLFLNDYNVEGVNAKSTAYYELAKRLRAEGVPVQGFGIQGHLAIQYGFPGQVAENLARFEALGMQTAFTEVDVRMILPVDETKQATQASYYRRLLDACLGARSCRSFTVWGFTDKYSWVPGVFEGQGSATPMDETYVRKPAYGALREGLAAGR comes from the coding sequence ATGAAGAGGCACACGAACCGCTTCCGCATGCCCGTGCTCGCGCTGGTCGCCGGGGCGCTGCTGTCCACGGCGGTGGCCGTGCAACCGGCCTCGGCGCACGACCGGTCCGGCTCGTCCGGCCCGTCCTTGAGGGCGCTCGCCGACCGGGTCGGCGTACGCATCGGCACGGCCGTGGACATGACCGCGCTGGCCGAGGACCGCACGTACCGCAGGACGACCGACCGCGAGTTCGATTCCGTGACCGCCGAGAACGTCATGAAGTGGGAGTCGGTGGAGCCGCAGAGGGGCGTCTACGACTGGAAGCCGGCCGACGACCTCGTCCGCCACGCCCGCGCCCACGGCCAGGTCGTCCGAGGTCACACCCTCGTCTGGCACAGCCAGCTGCCGGGCTGGCTGACCTCGGGGGTGGCGGACGGGTCGATCGGCCCGGCGGAGCTGCGGGGCATTCTGCGGAAACACATCACTACGGAGGTGAAGCGGTACAAGGGGAAGATCCAGCAGTGGGACGTGGTGAACGAGGTCTTCGAGGAGGACGGCAGCCTGCGGAACTCCCTCTGGTTGCAGCAGCTGGGCCCCTCGTACATCGCGGACGCCTTCCGCTGGGCCCATGCCGCGGACCCGAAGGCGAAGCTCTTCCTCAACGACTACAACGTGGAGGGCGTCAACGCGAAGTCCACGGCGTACTACGAACTGGCGAAGCGGTTGCGTGCGGAGGGCGTACCCGTCCAGGGCTTCGGCATCCAGGGGCACCTCGCGATCCAGTACGGATTCCCGGGGCAGGTGGCGGAGAATCTGGCCCGCTTCGAGGCGCTGGGCATGCAGACGGCGTTCACGGAGGTGGACGTGCGGATGATCCTGCCGGTGGACGAGACGAAGCAGGCCACCCAGGCGAGTTACTACCGCCGCCTGCTGGACGCCTGTCTGGGCGCCCGGAGCTGCAGGTCCTTCACCGTGTGGGGCTTCACGGACAAGTACTCCTGGGTGCCGGGCGTCTTCGAGGGCCAGGGCTCGGCGACGCCGATGGACGAGACGTACGTCCGGAAGCCGGCGTACGGGGCGCTGCGGGAGGGGCTGGCGGCCGGGAGGTGA
- a CDS encoding Uma2 family endonuclease: protein MTIAPDDAQHGAPHIYRAMRDFVQSMDDTLPGKFEITKEGIVHDMMAPVGPHELTTLHLRKRLEKVMPEELVAHTGTPDVEAEPEGIMRHPDVMVIAWADMDVPGSFDPRTLIAAIEVVSRSNPDNDWVAKMRDYPLLGIPVYAVFDPRTGTGAVLTDIHATPDGPRYATRKDFVYGEDVTIADWTISTENLPRYPDKG, encoded by the coding sequence ATGACCATCGCCCCGGACGACGCGCAACACGGCGCCCCCCACATCTACCGAGCCATGCGGGACTTCGTTCAGTCGATGGACGACACCCTCCCCGGGAAATTCGAGATCACCAAGGAAGGGATCGTCCACGACATGATGGCGCCCGTCGGCCCGCACGAGCTGACCACGCTGCATCTCCGGAAGCGCCTTGAAAAGGTCATGCCGGAAGAGCTGGTCGCTCACACAGGGACGCCTGACGTAGAGGCAGAACCCGAGGGCATCATGCGCCACCCCGACGTCATGGTGATCGCCTGGGCGGACATGGACGTCCCGGGCTCCTTCGACCCACGGACGCTCATCGCCGCTATCGAAGTCGTCTCCCGCTCCAACCCCGACAACGACTGGGTCGCCAAGATGCGCGACTACCCGCTGCTCGGCATCCCCGTCTACGCCGTCTTCGACCCCCGCACCGGCACAGGCGCCGTCCTCACCGACATCCACGCCACCCCGGACGGCCCGCGCTACGCCACCCGCAAGGACTTCGTCTACGGCGAGGACGTCACCATCGCCGACTGGACCATCTCCACGGAGAACCTGCCCCGCTACCCGGACAAGGGCTGA
- a CDS encoding helix-turn-helix domain-containing protein gives MDTQHPSAPPRARARLADNNHPNRHPDPHSGGGLIHDHTRHSTRFTVIGNHLAQHPELSLLAIGLATHIQSLPRGARVDIKSLAARFKEGATRIAAALRELETHGYLRRERVRTPTGRVITRTTSCNQPGHSRSHSRAEDEPGRPAHAPRQKKAPRKPLPSVPQPAYRSPTLLQTATDLLADLRRTDPRLLLSACDTAHLAPGVAAWLERDLTPTAVRHALTGGLPNEPLHRPAALLAHRLTDRLPPLPPFRAPASPPAPTVQYPMTNCDGCDRGFRGPKGSRCRDCGPDPMPDLMPDLMEAT, from the coding sequence ATGGATACGCAGCACCCTAGCGCGCCCCCGCGCGCCCGCGCCCGGCTTGCCGACAACAACCACCCGAACCGGCACCCGGACCCTCACTCCGGCGGTGGTCTGATCCACGACCACACCCGCCACAGCACCCGCTTCACGGTGATCGGCAACCACCTCGCCCAGCACCCGGAGCTGTCCCTCCTCGCGATCGGACTGGCGACGCACATCCAGTCGCTGCCGAGGGGCGCCCGCGTCGACATCAAGAGCCTCGCCGCCCGCTTCAAGGAGGGCGCGACCCGGATCGCCGCCGCGCTGCGCGAGCTGGAGACCCACGGCTACCTGCGCCGCGAACGCGTACGCACCCCCACCGGCCGCGTCATCACCCGTACGACCTCCTGCAACCAGCCCGGCCACAGCCGCAGCCACAGCCGCGCGGAGGACGAGCCCGGACGCCCGGCACACGCGCCCCGGCAGAAGAAGGCACCCCGCAAGCCCCTCCCCAGCGTCCCCCAACCCGCCTACCGCTCCCCCACCCTCCTCCAGACCGCCACCGACCTCCTCGCCGACCTGCGCCGCACGGACCCCCGCCTGCTCCTCTCGGCCTGCGACACGGCCCACCTCGCCCCGGGGGTCGCCGCCTGGCTGGAGCGCGACCTCACCCCCACCGCCGTTCGCCACGCCCTGACCGGCGGCCTCCCGAACGAACCGCTCCACCGCCCGGCCGCCCTCCTGGCCCACCGGCTCACGGACCGGCTGCCGCCCCTGCCGCCGTTCCGGGCGCCCGCGTCCCCGCCTGCCCCTACCGTCCAGTACCCCATGACGAACTGCGACGGCTGCGACCGCGGCTTCCGGGGACCGAAGGGCAGCCGTTGCCGCGACTGCGGGCCCGACCCCATGCCCGACCTGATGCCCGACCTCATGGAGGCCACCTAG
- a CDS encoding ATP-binding protein: MNTETAAPEAEPHSPIRNFSVRLSPTPRGARLARLLATEQLRAWGLPLDPARHIVAELAANSATHGRAQGRDFGLTLYVVGGTLRIEVTDTCERLPTAQPPSPDSQSGRGLLLVEALADRWGTAPGLPPRKTVWAEVTVRQAPEPADVRSGATGGLSPKDPGEKEPHQTPPLLPPGGRSHPRG, from the coding sequence GTGAATACGGAAACCGCCGCCCCTGAGGCCGAACCGCACAGCCCCATCCGCAACTTCAGCGTGCGACTGTCCCCCACACCACGCGGAGCCCGTCTCGCCCGCCTGCTGGCGACGGAGCAACTGCGCGCATGGGGGCTGCCGTTGGACCCGGCGCGGCACATCGTCGCCGAGCTGGCGGCCAACTCGGCCACGCACGGTCGGGCGCAGGGCCGCGACTTCGGACTCACGCTCTACGTGGTCGGCGGCACCCTCCGCATCGAGGTCACGGACACGTGTGAACGGCTGCCCACAGCCCAACCCCCCTCCCCGGACTCCCAGTCCGGCCGGGGCCTCCTCCTCGTCGAGGCGCTGGCCGACCGATGGGGCACCGCGCCGGGACTGCCGCCACGTAAGACGGTCTGGGCCGAGGTCACCGTCCGACAGGCACCGGAACCCGCAGATGTGCGCTCCGGTGCGACGGGCGGTCTTTCCCCAAAGGACCCGGGAGAGAAAGAACCCCACCAAACCCCACCCCTCCTCCCGCCCGGCGGGCGGTCTCACCCTCGCGGGTGA
- a CDS encoding helix-turn-helix domain-containing protein: protein MHVDGLKDATDEPGWEVDPDDDWGVAVVETVGRQLKLRREAVGMRVADFAVAIGYGEDLVYKIEAGKRIPRPEYLDKSDEVLEAGGLISATWEDVKKVRYPKKVRELGKLEGQAVEIGVYVCNSLSGLLQTPEHARTLIEAWKPAYSPDDVERMVAARVARQAVFDRDPAPSIAFVLEEAPLRREIGGTMVWRQQLHRLLEVGQMRNVTLQVMPTNSGAHPGLDGRVEVLKFDDGTAVGRADGVFQGRPVSDPRQLRVIELLYGTIRAQALPTRESLAFIEQLLGET, encoded by the coding sequence ATGCACGTGGACGGGCTCAAGGACGCGACGGACGAGCCGGGTTGGGAGGTGGACCCCGACGATGACTGGGGCGTCGCCGTCGTCGAGACCGTGGGGCGACAGCTGAAGCTGCGGCGGGAGGCCGTAGGCATGCGGGTGGCCGACTTCGCTGTGGCGATCGGGTACGGAGAGGACCTCGTCTACAAGATCGAGGCCGGGAAGCGGATTCCCCGGCCGGAGTACCTGGACAAGTCCGACGAGGTGTTGGAGGCGGGCGGGCTCATCTCGGCCACCTGGGAGGACGTGAAGAAGGTCCGGTACCCGAAGAAGGTGCGGGAGCTGGGGAAGCTGGAGGGGCAGGCGGTTGAGATCGGGGTGTACGTCTGCAACAGCCTCAGTGGGCTGCTGCAGACGCCGGAACACGCGCGGACCCTGATCGAGGCATGGAAGCCGGCGTACTCGCCGGACGACGTGGAGCGGATGGTGGCCGCTCGTGTGGCCCGCCAGGCGGTGTTCGACCGTGACCCGGCGCCCTCGATTGCCTTCGTGCTGGAAGAGGCCCCGCTGCGGCGCGAAATCGGGGGCACAATGGTGTGGCGGCAGCAACTCCACCGTCTGCTGGAGGTGGGCCAGATGCGTAATGTGACGCTCCAGGTGATGCCGACCAACAGTGGTGCTCACCCGGGGCTGGACGGCCGGGTCGAGGTGCTGAAGTTCGACGACGGTACGGCAGTGGGCCGCGCCGATGGTGTCTTCCAGGGTCGGCCTGTCTCCGATCCACGACAACTCCGCGTTATCGAGCTGCTGTATGGCACCATCCGGGCGCAAGCTCTCCCGACGCGGGAGTCGCTGGCCTTCATCGAGCAACTGCTGGGAGAGACATGA
- a CDS encoding DUF397 domain-containing protein, translating into MIRKASAEDAPELAWFKSSYSDGTNGESCVEIAHAPGTVHIRDSKDIRLPQLALTPTAWADFVSYAAGG; encoded by the coding sequence ATGATCCGCAAGGCCTCCGCTGAGGACGCCCCCGAACTGGCGTGGTTCAAGAGCAGCTACAGCGACGGCACCAACGGCGAGTCATGCGTCGAGATCGCCCACGCCCCCGGCACCGTCCACATCCGCGACTCCAAAGACATACGGCTCCCTCAGCTCGCGCTCACGCCGACCGCCTGGGCGGACTTCGTGTCGTACGCGGCCGGGGGCTGA